Below is a window of Vibrio gazogenes DNA.
AGTCACCGAGGTTGCTATAGTGAATCGATACCATACCGTAGTAGTTCATAATCGCGTTTTCATCTGTGGACAGATGGAATTCGAGTTTATGTAACTTGTCGAGTTTAAAATCGTCGGAAGTTGCGGCGAAATAGGTATCGTATTTCGCTAGGATCAGGATGGCGATAGCTCGGTCTTGTTCGTGTCGATAGTACGGCTGCTTGAGCAATTGTAAGTTTTCGATAAAGCCACGCGCTTCTACAAATTGCTGGTTTTTAAACAGATAAATTGTTTTTGCCCAGCATAGTGACAGCTCACTCTCAATGACTTCAACCGGGAATGCATCAAGAATTTGTTTTAATTCAGAAAAACCATGATAGTACCCGTACATACCACTGCCACTTTGTTTGAACCAGTGTATGGCTAAGTCGATGTTTTGAGTATTGATAGCCGTTTGAATAGCGATGTATATTTGACCGCTTTTATAGTGGTTTTTAGCCACGATTCGCATCGCTTCCTGATAAATTCGCGGATCGGCTCTGGCGATGCTTTCCAGTGTGTTTCTCAGATATGGAATGCCAAGGATATAGCGCTCATCTCTGTCCAGCTCAATGAGCGGAGCGAGGTTTTCAATATGCGCATTCTCAAGTGGGACCAGATTTTTTTTGATACTGGCGCTAAAAGCCAGTGCGATCAAAAGTCGTTGTTCATGGTAAGACAGGCTTGGAAGAATTCTTGCCTGAATAAATTCCTGCAATGATTCTTTGTATCGCTCGCTATCCAGTTCTTTCCAGTTAGCAACCAGTACCGGCCAACCTTTAGTTTGTAAATAAATATCGCTGTAATTATCCGGGTACAACTGTGCGATTTCATGTTGAGAGAACAACAGCGAGTGTTGATCAATCAGGGTGATTTTTTTGTATAGCAGCGCTTCAGATATTAATTTGTTGTTGCCTATCCAGTTGGCACTAATAAATAAAGTCTGGTCTTTCGCTTCAAGCAGCGGACACATTTGTAACACCTGGTCCAGGTGCTGATAAAACGCTCTTCCTAGCGGGTCCCAAATTAAGTGACCACTCGGCTCGGTATCTTCAGGATTCGGGAGCGAGTTATAAATATCGCATTTCAGATAGTCAGAAAGTTGTTTTAATACCGTTGATTTTCCGCTGCCCGCCATACCATTTAAAATGACAATCGGGGATTTTTGGGTCGTGATGAAATGCAGGAGGGAGAAGCGTTCAATCATAATGTTACAGTCATGCTACGTTTTGTTCTCACGCTAACATAATGTTGGAGGAAAGCAACCGTTAACCATTGGTAGTAAAGGCAATTGACGGTTGTTGCGTATGAAAAAGTAGCTGATTTCGTGTTCAGCGCACAGCGGATGAAATTCACTATGCCACGACAACTTGACGCAGGTCTGATGAAGGTTGAAGGGAAAATTACCCGCTGAATAAGCGGGCAATTTTGATCGTGATGAACACCTCAAACCGTGTTTTACTCTTGATTATGTCGCTACGATGGATCCGGCACTTTTCTGACCTGTAAAATAATGCCCATCAGAGGATGATCGAAATAGAGGGTTTCACCACTGCGCATTCTGCGTTTTTGATCCAGTCGATACGACTTAAGAAAACGTTCTTCCGTGACCGTCGGAGAGATCGATTGAAGGTGACCAAACTGGACATTGTCATCTGCGTCCGTGGTATTTTGTGAAAAATCAACCGGGGTTTCTTCAACGGCAATATCCCGAACACTCGGTTCTTTCAGATCCAACAGCGCATCCACGTAGAGATAATGTTGTACATACACCTGTAATTTTCCATCTAGCTCATAAAGGGGCTTCGGCACTGCTTTTTCAACCGTATCTTCAATTGGAGATTGTTGGGCAACTGTCGATGGTGTGATTTCACTGCCGTCCGGATGAAACTGAGATGAGTAATCTTTGCCGGCTAAAATATGAAAAGTCGGGGCATCTGCTTTGCTTTCATCACCCTGACGCCAAGCCGTATGCAGCAATACTTGAAAGCCCGCATGATTTTTCAGGTTCTCTTCCTGCTTGTCCAACTTGTATTCTGAAGCCGGTAATAATGTGACACCTTTTTGGTTGAGATAGACCTGAGAACTCAGATCACCGGTATGTCGGTAATCTATCGGTGGAAGTACATTGGGCCATGTCTCATTGGTTTGTTCAGCATTCACGATGCGCTTAAAAATGATCACTTCAATGTCAAATTGGCGTTGTGCCCAAGAAGGCATGGCAATTAATAACATTAGCAGTGGGATCAGCTTATTCATTATGACTCCATTACGACCTAGAAGGTGATTCTTCATCATGATTGCTCCCTGATATCAGGAAGCCGGTAATATATTTTGCTGAAATTCATTCAGCATATCTCGGATAAAGCCCAGTCGCTGGCTTCGTTCTTCCAGCGGCAGGGTAAACTTAAACTTCGTTGGGCCATCCATTCCGTATTGTTTCGGTTGAGATTGCAAGAGTTGCACTAAATACGCGGGATTAATACTAGCATTAAGATCAAATTCAATGTAACCACCTTTACTGTGTGCTTCAATTTTCTTAATGTTCAGTGCTGCGGCTTCCAATTTTAGTTTACTGATTTCTAACAGGTTGAGCGCTGCATCCGGCAGTTTGCCAAAGCGATCAATCAATTCTACTCGCAATTCATTCAGTTCGTCAGGATTCGACACGCTTGCGATCTGTTTATACATCGACAGGCGGGTATTGATATCCGGAATATAGTCATCGGGAAGCAGGGCCGGTAACCGGAGTTCCACTTCTGTTTGCGTCTTCAGTAAGTCGTCTAGGGAAGGTTCTTTACCGGATTTTAGCGCCTCTACAGCCTGCTCAAGCATTTCCATATAAAGTGTGAAACCGACGGACTGGATTTGTCCGCTCTGTTCTTCACCGAGTAGCTCGCCCGCGCCCCGGATTTCGAGGTCATGGGTCGCAAGCGTAAATCCGGCCCCCAGATCTTCAAGAGAAGCCAGTGCTTCCAACCGTTTGACGGCATCTTTGGTCATCGCTTTCGGATGTGGAGTCAACAAGTAAGCGTAGGCTTGGTGATGTGAACGCCCGACTCGTCCCCGTAACTGATGTAGTTGCGCGAGACCCAATGTGTCGGCCCGGTGCATAATGATCGTATTGGCGGTCGGTACATCAATACCCGTTTCAATGATGGTCGTGCAAACCAGCAGATTAAAACGCTGATGATAAAAATCGTTCATAATGCGTTCCAATTCACGTTCACGCATCTGACCATGTGCCACCGTAATCCGAGCTTCGGGAATTAGCTTCTCAAGATCGGCTGCGACTTTATCAATCGTTTCAACCTGATTATGCAGATAGTACACTTGCCCGCCACGCATGACCTCACGTAACACCGCTTCTCGGATAATCGTTTGATCACTTTGCCGGACAAATGTTTTAACGGCTAAGCGTCGTGCGGGTGGGGTAGCAATGATGGATAAATCTCGCATCCCGCTCATCGCCATATTCAACGTTCTGGGAATCGGTGTTGCCGTGAGCGTGAGGATATCAACATCTGCCCGCATCGCCTTAACTTTCTCTTTCTGACGTACCCCGAAGCGGTGCTCTTCGTCAACAATCAACAGTCCGAGATCTTTAAATTTCAACTCGTTGGAGAGTAACTTATGGGTGCCGACTAAGATATCAATCTTGCCATCCGCCACGTCTTGCAGGATTTGTTTCTGTTCTTTGGCTGTTTTAAAACGCGATAGAACTTCAACGCGAATGGGATGATTGGCGAAGCGGTCTCTGAAGTTTTCAAAATGTTGCTGCGCCAGCAAAGTTGTCGGAACCAAAACCGCGACCTGTTTGCTATTATCCGTACAGACAAAGGCAGCACGCATGGCAACTTCAGTCTTACCGAAACCGACATCACCGCAGATTAAGCGATCCATGGCTTTGTTTTGACACATGTCTGAAAGAACTGCGTTGATCGCCATTGACTGATCATCCGTTTCTTCAAACGGGAAGCTGGCTTTGAACGTCGCATATTGTTCGCGATCCAAAGCGAAGACATGGCCCGGTTTTAACTCTCGTTTAGCGTAGACATCCAGTAATTCGGCTGCGACGTCCCGGGCTTTCTCCGCTGCTTTGCGTCGCGCTTTGGTCCAGCTTTCCCCACCCAGTTTATGAATCGGGGCGTTTTCATCGGCACCACCGGAATAGCGGCTAATCAGATTCAGTGCTGAAACCGGGACATAAAGCTTGGCTTCTCCCTGATATTCCAGCGTGACATATTCTGTGGTAATACCACCCACTTCTAATGTCTGTAGCCCGATATAACGTCCGATACCATGATCAATATGAACCACGGGCTGACCGGGTTTGAGTTCAGCAAGATTGCGGATGACCGCATCACTATTGGTGACTCGTTTGTCTTTTTTACGCCGTTGAACAACCCGATCGCCAAGGAGGTCACTCTCACAAATCAAAGCAACCTGTTGTTCACGCAGAATAAATCCATGCTCAGCCGTTCCGAGAATCAACGCATATTTTTCATCACTCAGGCAAGCATCCTGAAAAGACGGCAGTGTCGTCGGGCGTAATTTGATCCGTTGTAGCAGCTCGAGCAGCGCCTCGCGACGACCTTCCGATTCGACGGAGAATACAATTTGTCCCGTATGGGATTCAACAAACTGACGGAGTGCCGCCAGTGGTTCTTTATGCTGGTGCTGCGCTTTGATTTCCGGTAGCGGGGAGACTTGAAGATTGAATCGACCCGCTTTTTCAGTGACAGGTTCACTATGAACCTGAAATTGCGAAAAAGGCTTCAGCATGGCAAAAAGTTGATCTTTTTGCAGCCAGAGTTCGGCGGGTTCAAGCAGTGGTCGCAATGGATCGACACGTCTTTGTTCATAACGCTCATGAACATCACTCAGAAAGCGATCAATCGATGGTTCAATGTCACCGACGACAATCAGCTGAGTCTCTGCCGGTAAATAGTCGAAGAGCGTTTCGGTGTGATCGAAAAACAAGGGTTGCCAGTATTCAATGCCTGCCGGCCATATCCCTTTTGAGACCTGCATATAGACGGATTCAGGTTCTCTGGAGGCTTCAAAACGTTGACGAAATCGGCTCCGGAATGCTTCGATTGCACTGGCCGTCGTCGGAAACTCGTGAGCCGGCAGGAGCCGAACTTCTTGAATTTCTTCTATCGAACGCTGATTTTCCGGATCAAAGGTTCGAATGGTATCAATCTCATCATCAAAAAAGTCAAAACGATAGGGGAGGTCACTGCCCATCGGGAACAGGTCGAGAATGGCCCCCCGGCTTGCATATTCACCCGGGCCAAACACTTGATCGACATGACGATAGCCGGCATTTTCAAGTTGTTCTCTGAGCTTTACTAAAGAAAAGCGATCTCTTTGTTTGACGATCAGTGTATGTTGCAGCAAAAAATCGCGGGGTGACTGTTTTTGCAGTAATGTCGTCACCGGGATAATCGTCATCCCACCCGGTTGTTTGGGCAGATGATAGAGCCTTGAGATCCGATCAGAGATAATGTCCTGATGCGGGGAAAAGCTGTCATAAGGCAGTGTTTCCCAGTCCGGGAATACCGTGATGTCGGCTGAGTAGAATTGTTCGATTTCCTGCTGTAATTTCAACGCCATCTGCGGGTCCGCAGTGACGAGCAGCGTATGGTGTTGATGCCGATGGGACAGCTCTGCTGCCACCAGTGCGAGACTGGCACCCGTCAGGTTACCGATCTGTTTTTTATCTCCCGGGCCTTGAGATGCCGGAAGCGATAGAATGGGGTTTAAGCTGGTCATGAGTTTGCTATTTATTTCTTTCAAGAGAGCGACGACGGAGTAGTTTCTGCTGTTGATATAGAGCGGCTCGAATTAATAAATCTTGATCGGATTCTCTCAGGAGATCGTATTTCACGGTTACAAGATAGTGTTCATCTTCAACCTGACAGTTGCCAACATGAGCATAACAATATATTGCGGCAGGTGGGTGATCCAGAAACAATTTGACGCGTAGTAACGTATCGACGTCTATCGGATGATGGCTGACATAAGTACACTGACTGGCGCCAAACGATGCAGTCTGGTGGCGTTGCTGAGGGTCATCTTGCTGAGACAACATAAAGTTCAATAGCATGTTTAATTTGGTATTTTGATTATCCAGTAACTGAATGAGATTTTTAAAGTCATTGTTTTTCAGTTCCTGCCGGGCCACATCACCAAGTTGGTCAAGATGACTAAATTCACATGCAACAATAAATGGTACAGGGATTTCACTTTCAAATATCTCTTCAGAAGGAAATGATACCCCGGCCTCCAAAGGCTCAATATTGATTGTGAGTGCATGTTGCACTGTAAAAAACTCTTGTTCGACCATGGTTCATTCCTCATCTTTGCATGTTGATTATCGCTATACGAATGAACTAATCAAGGTATAGAGCTGTCATTTGTATGAATTAACAATGAATTGGCAAATTAATGCTACAACCAGAGTCAGTTTATCGTTAAAGTACCGTGCAATAGTCTTTATTGGTTTATAGTATGTTTCGTCCTGTTTCGGTATTTATAGGGTTCAGATATTTACGAGGACAGTCAGGTGATCGGTTCAGCCGTTTTGTTTCCCGCATTTCAACGGTCGGTATCACAATCGGCGTGTTAGCGCTGGTCACGGTTTTGTCGGTCATGAATGGCTTTGAGTCTCAACTGAAGAACCGAATTCTCGGGGTTTTACCTCATGCGGTCGTTTATCAGGGACATGAACGAACCCAATGGCAAGCAACGCCGCCGTCTTTTCTTAAACAGTTTCCCGCGCAGTCTTCCCCTGAACCTATTGTGCGTGGTGAAGCGGTTATACAAAGTGCCAGCGAGCTATCGGCCGGTATCATGCTAGGGATTGAGCCTCAGGACAACGATCCACTTGCGCAATACTTGATCATCGGAACGATGCAAGATTTACATGCCGGAGATTATACACTTTTCCTCGGCCATCAGTTAGCAAGACAACTGAATGTCTCTCAAGGCGATAAAGTTCGTCTGATGGTGACACAAGCGAGTCAGTTTACACCTCTGGGCCGTATTCCCAGTCAACGCAATTTTACCGTCGCCGGTATCTTTAACACCGGGTCTGATATCGACGGTCAACTGATCATTACCCATATCCATGATGCGCAGCGGTTGTTGCGCCTAAATGAGCATACCATTTCAGGTTGGCGACTGTCGTTTGCCGACCCTTTTATGGTCTCTGAACTGGCGAAAAAACCATTACCGCAAGGGTGGCACTGGAGTGACTGGCGGGATCAGCGCGGCGAATTATTTCAGGCCGTTCGGATGGAAAAAAACATGATGGGGCTGATGTTGGGACTGATTGTCGCCATCGCCGCTTTTAATATTATTTCTGCGTTGATCATGGTTGTGATGGAAAAACAGTCAGAAGTGGCGATTTTGAAAACGCAAGGGATGACGAATTTGCAGGTTCTGTTTGTCTTTATTGTACAGGGCGCCAGCAGTGGTATTGCCGGTGCGCTGAGTGGTGGCATTCTCGGCATCCTGATTGCGAGCTACCTGAATCCGATTTTACAGATATTGGGGGTGGACTTGATTGCGATGGGCGGTTCGTTACCCGTGATGATTCGGCCCGGCCAAATTGTAGTGGTGGAGTTGCTGACCATTGCTTTGAGTCTTTTGGCAACCTTGTATCCTTCACTTCGTGCATCATCCGTTCACCCAGCAGAGGCTTTACGATATGAATAATCTCCTTGAATGCCGCCAGATCACAAAAATTTATCGGGAAGGAGAGCTTGCGACACATGTCTTACAAGGTGTCAGTTTTTCGATGCAGCCTGGAGAGTTTGCTTCGATTGTTGGGTCATCCGGCTCGGGGAAAAGTACCCTACTACACATCTTAGGGGCACTTGATCAACCCACCAGTGGCGATGTGACGTTTTTAGGTCATGACATGTTGCAGCTTCGCTCCGCGCAGCAGGCTAAAATCCGCAATCAACACATTGGTTTTGTGTATCAGTTTCATCACTTACTCGCAGATTTTTCAGCATTAGAAAATGTGGCAATGCCGTTGCTGATTGGTGGTGAGTCAGTTGCAAATGCGACTCACACGGCGCAACAATGGCTTGCTCGTGTCGGGCTTGATCACCGGCTCTCTCATCGCCCGAGTGAACTTTCGGGAGGCGAGCGGCAACGGGTTGCGATAGCTAGGGCGCTGGTCAACAAACCGTCTTTGGTATTGGCTGATGAACCGACCGGTAATCTGGATCATCAGACGGCTCTGGCTGTGTATGAGCTGATGAGAGAGTTGAACGAAGATTCTCAAACTGCATTTTTAGTGGTCACGCATGATCAGGAACTTGCGGGGAAAATGAATCGTATTCTGACGATGAAAGACGGTTTACTGACGTCGTAAGGAGAGCACAAAGTGATTTCATCATTATCTCTGATGATTGGTCGTCGTTTTAGCCGTTCCAAAAAAAGAAACAAACTGGTTTCCTTTATTTCCATGTCTTCCACTCTAGGGATTGCTTTCGGGGTCGCTGTGATTGTGATTGGTTTATCAGCGATGAACGGGTTTGAAAGAGAATTAGATAACCGGGTTCTATCTGTGATTCCTCATGGTGAATTTGAGGGTGTCGAAGGGTCGATCCAAGCGTGGCCGGCCATGATGAAGAAAGTTACTTCTTTTCCTCAGATTGTTGCGGCTGCACCTTATGTCCGGTTTACCGCGTTGGCAGAGAAAGGCCAACAACTGAAAGCGATAGAGGTCCGTGGTATTGACCCAGAGATGGAGCGTCACGTATCTGAGCTTTCCCGCTATATCACGGGACAGACATTTACCAAGGCTTCTCCCGGCAAGCATCAGGTCATCCTCGGGCAGGGTGTTGCCCAACGTTTGGGTGTCCATGTCGGTGACGCTTTGACATTGATGGTGCCGAATATGTCAGGGGGAGCCAAATCACTGAAAGCCCCTCAACGGATACGGGTCACGTTGGTTGGCGTATTGGCACTGCATGGGCAGATTGATCACAATCTGGCATTGATTCCTCTGGAAGATGCACAACAATATACCGGTATTGGCTCAGCAGTGACCGGCGTATCCGTCAAAGTACATGATGTGTTCCGCGCAGAGCAAATTGTGCATCAGGTCGGTAATCAGCTCAATCAATATGTTTATCTACGAAGCTGGCAGCGGCAGTACGGCTATCTTTACCGGGATATTCAGTTAGTGCGTACAATTTTGTATCTGGTGATGGTTCTCGTGATTGGGGTGGCAAGTTTTAATATTGTTTCAACCTTAATGATGGCGGTGAAAGATCGCGCTGCAGAAATTGCGATTTTGAGAACGATGGGTGCTTCGGATCGCTTGATTCGGCAGATATTCATGTGGCAGGGGATTTTTTCCGGCGTATTGGGCAGTCTGTGTGGCAGCGTCATTGGCGTATTGGTTGCAACGAATCTCACCGGGCTGATTCAACAACTCGAGTCGCTCATCGGCCATCACTTTTTATCCGGTGATATTTATTTTGTCGATTTTCTGCCATCTCAAGTGGAAGTTCGAGATGTGGTGTTGGTGTCTGGGACAGCGATTTTATTGAGTCTGGCTGCAACATTTTATCCCGCATTGAAGGCGAGTCGTCTCAATCCCGCAACCGTTCTTTCTTCCCGATAGATTCCTTTCGATAGACACTTTTCTATAGATAAACAACAAGCGACTTCAGCATTGATCACGATCTGAAGTCGCTTTGGTGAGACTCTCCAACGCTTATTGCGTTGCCCTTCCTGAAATGTATCACCTGAACCGGGTAAAAAGTGGCGAGAAATAAAGTGTGAAGTGAATCGAGGATAATCATTCACTCATATCAACGCTTTCACACTTTTGTCACGGATGCCTCGTAATGACGAACACTTGTCAAGACGCTCTCTTTCTATCCGGTTATTTTAAATTCTATCCGGTTACTTTAATTGTCGCTTTTGCCAGCTTCTGACCACGGAGTAACGCCACAAACCATGAATCCCAAAGTAGCCGAGCAGAGCACAGACGACACCACAAATTAAACACCCTACAACCAGTGAGGGAGCAATAGTTGACATCTGTTGAGTGATATAGCTCCAAGACAGTTCAAAATGAAAATGTTGGGGCGGTTCATGGAGAACCCAAGCGCCCAGCTTATAAGCAAAATAGAAGAGGACCGGCATGGTGATCGGGTTACTGACCCAAACCAAGGCGACAGAGAGCGGGAGATTGACACCACATGCGATAGCAAGTCCAGCAGACATGATCATCTGACTGGGAAGCGGAACAAATGCCATAAATAAGCCAACGGCAAAAGCACCGGCAGCTGAACGACGGTTCAGACACCATAAATTGGGGTTATACAACACGTTACCAAAGATTCTCAGGGCTTTTTGCCGTTTGATTAGTTCCCTGTCTGGTAAGAATCGCTTAATTAATTTTTTAGGCATATAAAACGATGGCTCTTATAAAAAACAACTGGTTACTCAGTTCTTATTGTTTAACATTATTATCATCACCTTACTGGCCGAAGATGCCGGGTATGATTTATTGCTGGTGGGGTGTCTTGCTGCTGTTTCTTACTCTCCGAATTCATCAATTGTGGTACACAATCGGTATATGCACCGCATTGATATTGGTATTACTTCACGGAAATATATTTAAACGACAATCTGACATTCTATTTCAATCTAAGCACGATATTACCATAAACGTTAAAGTTGACAGCTTTTTTACACCAAATAGTTTTGGCTATAGTGCGCAAGCGCAAGTCTTATCGATAAATAACACACCTATTAGGTGGTGGATGCAACCAAAAGTCAAGCTATATACAGTTGGTCAATACGACCCCGGTGATATATTGAAAATGTCGGTAACGATCAAACCAATTACCGGTTTACTCAATGAAGCCGGATTTGATAGTGAACGCTATTTTTTCAGTCAAGGTATTGTGGCAAAAGTATTCGCTCGTTCCGATATTGAGGTAAAAAAGTCAGGAGATGCTTGGCGTTATCGGTTATTTCAGCAAGTGGCTCAGCAGCTCCGAGACGATCCGTTGAAAGGTATGATTCTGGCGCTTTCTTTTGCCAATCGTAATGATTTAACTGAGCAACAGTGGCAGGTTCTGAAAGAGAGTGGTTTAGCACATCTGATCGCTATCTCTGGTTTGCACATCGGTATTGCTTATTCATTCGGTTTTTTGCTTGGCATCCCCGTTTCTCGTTTAGGCCGATGCTGGTTATGGACACCGGTTATCTTGGGTGGCTGTTCAGCTTTGATTTACGCATGGTTAGCCGGTTTTTCACTGCCGACCCAACGGGCGATGCTGATGTTACTTATCCATATTGTACTCAGACTGAGCCATAGTCGAGTCAGTCTCAGAGAGCGATTTCTACTCACGTTAAGCGGTATATTAACCATTCATCCGTTTGCCGGTGTTTCAGCCAGTTTCTGGATGTCGTTTGCTGCGGTTTTCTTTGTCCTATATCTGGTGAATCAAGAAAGAGATGTTCTACACCGTGATCGCATTAGAAAACTGATACGACAGATGAAAGGGCATCTTGTATTAATGATCGGTATGTTGCCGGTCAGTGCTTACTTTTTTGGTGGGGTGAGTCTGATTGCACCCTTGTATAACTTGGTATTTATTCCTTGGTTCAGTGTTCTCGTGGTGCCTTTAGTTTTTGTTGGTTTGTGGGTCACGAGTTTGGGTGGTTCGGCCATACTCATATGGCAGGCGATTCATGGTTTACTTGAACCGGTTATGTGGGCTGCCAGTTTCGCTGGGCCGGCTTGGTTGTTTACCTCTTCTCATCTTATCGCTCTCTTGATTATTGCCACAGCGGTTGTGCTGTTTTGGCCTATCTTATCATCCCGTAGTCTCGGTTTTTTTCTGGTCATGATGTGCGGGTTTTCCGTTGGGCGTGACACAACAACCGACTGGCAGATTGACATTCTGGATGTCGGTCATGGTCTGTCGATCTTAATCGGGAGACATGGGCATTACATTCTCTATGATACGGGCAAAAGCTGGCCGGGAGGGAGTATTGTTCAGTCTGTGGTCACTCCCGTTTTAAGGCAGCGAGGGATTCGTCATCTGGATGGTTTGATTCTCAGTCATTTGGACAATGATCATGCCGGGGGGCGTTTTGAACTTGAAAAAATCTGGCATCCCCAATGGAAACGAGCCAGTGAATTTCTGCCGGGATATCAGCCTTGCGCGCAAGGGGATTCATGGCAGTGGCAAG
It encodes the following:
- the lolE gene encoding lipoprotein-releasing ABC transporter permease subunit LolE, translated to MISSLSLMIGRRFSRSKKRNKLVSFISMSSTLGIAFGVAVIVIGLSAMNGFERELDNRVLSVIPHGEFEGVEGSIQAWPAMMKKVTSFPQIVAAAPYVRFTALAEKGQQLKAIEVRGIDPEMERHVSELSRYITGQTFTKASPGKHQVILGQGVAQRLGVHVGDALTLMVPNMSGGAKSLKAPQRIRVTLVGVLALHGQIDHNLALIPLEDAQQYTGIGSAVTGVSVKVHDVFRAEQIVHQVGNQLNQYVYLRSWQRQYGYLYRDIQLVRTILYLVMVLVIGVASFNIVSTLMMAVKDRAAEIAILRTMGASDRLIRQIFMWQGIFSGVLGSLCGSVIGVLVATNLTGLIQQLESLIGHHFLSGDIYFVDFLPSQVEVRDVVLVSGTAILLSLAATFYPALKASRLNPATVLSSR
- a CDS encoding DUF2062 domain-containing protein, translating into MPKKLIKRFLPDRELIKRQKALRIFGNVLYNPNLWCLNRRSAAGAFAVGLFMAFVPLPSQMIMSAGLAIACGVNLPLSVALVWVSNPITMPVLFYFAYKLGAWVLHEPPQHFHFELSWSYITQQMSTIAPSLVVGCLICGVVCALLGYFGIHGLWRYSVVRSWQKRQLK
- a CDS encoding DNA internalization-related competence protein ComEC/Rec2 — its product is MIYCWWGVLLLFLTLRIHQLWYTIGICTALILVLLHGNIFKRQSDILFQSKHDITINVKVDSFFTPNSFGYSAQAQVLSINNTPIRWWMQPKVKLYTVGQYDPGDILKMSVTIKPITGLLNEAGFDSERYFFSQGIVAKVFARSDIEVKKSGDAWRYRLFQQVAQQLRDDPLKGMILALSFANRNDLTEQQWQVLKESGLAHLIAISGLHIGIAYSFGFLLGIPVSRLGRCWLWTPVILGGCSALIYAWLAGFSLPTQRAMLMLLIHIVLRLSHSRVSLRERFLLTLSGILTIHPFAGVSASFWMSFAAVFFVLYLVNQERDVLHRDRIRKLIRQMKGHLVLMIGMLPVSAYFFGGVSLIAPLYNLVFIPWFSVLVVPLVFVGLWVTSLGGSAILIWQAIHGLLEPVMWAASFAGPAWLFTSSHLIALLIIATAVVLFWPILSSRSLGFFLVMMCGFSVGRDTTTDWQIDILDVGHGLSILIGRHGHYILYDTGKSWPGGSIVQSVVTPVLRQRGIRHLDGLILSHLDNDHAGGRFELEKIWHPQWKRASEFLPGYQPCAQGDSWQWQGLTFDILWPPEPVVKADNDASCTIRVSDDAGHSILLTGDIEKGSEWQMLQQNLPLGSDVVVVPHHGSYTSSSSLWVKRVGAELAIASLAGMNRWHLPNKGVVKRYQQNGTQWLDTATSGQIQIIISGKKREVNTTRSDTFSPWYRQTLRKQVEWRGYSR